A window of Silurus meridionalis isolate SWU-2019-XX chromosome 4, ASM1480568v1, whole genome shotgun sequence contains these coding sequences:
- the zgc:91999 gene encoding protein kinase C and casein kinase substrate in neurons protein 2 yields MAGEHDETNKLSFWMPGNYARTVNRTQDSFEVCDVIVDCFKDRAQLEKHYAQQLTEWSNKWKKITDSRPMYGSLLRAWQCFFSSAERLSILHTSISHALVSEDGQHIRSWKKDAFQRKMFCGFRESHKLKREFARAQKPWIKKLKKLEKARQAYHKLCQKEQSVLNKEIKAKNNINQKEHTLNKIQLAKMTAGAHRDQAREHYVKVLDDVIGYTPRYMEEMESVFDQSQEQERKRISFLKNTLLSIHTHLDITNNHSVKAVYSDLLHTLMSINEQDDLQWWKNNYGPGMNTHWPTLQEWVPPCKKQKHVKKPRPQTEERKGVMIGGVRVRALYTYTGEGEDELSFKAGEEFLKVEDEDDQGWCRGIKEGVEGYYPANYVLPV; encoded by the exons CCGGGAAACTATGCCCGTACAGTTAACAGAACTCAGGACTCATTCGAGGTGTGTGATGTCATTGTGGACTGTTTTAAAGACCGAGCTCAATTGGAGAAACATTACGCTCAGCAGCTCACTGAATGGAGCaacaagtggaaaaaaataactgaCTCAA gacCGATGTATGGTTCTCTCCTGAGGGCATGGCaatgttttttctcctctgCCGAGCGTCTCTCTATTCTGCACACATCTATCTCTCACGCCCTTGTTTCAGAGGATGGACAGCACATTCGTTCCTGGAAGAAGGATGCATTTCAGAGGAAAATGTTTTGTGGGTTTCGAGAGTCACATAAGCTGAAGCGAGAGTTTGCACGTGCACAGAAACCCTGGATCAAAAAACTCAAGAAG ttggagAAAGCGAGACAGGCCTATCATAAATTGTGTCAGAAGGAGCAGAGTGTGttgaataaagaaattaaagccAAAAACAACATCAACCaaaaagaacacacactcaacaaAATCCAACTGGCCAAGATGACTGCAGGAGCGCACCGAGACCAG GCACGTGAACACTATGTGAAGGTTCTGGATGATGTAATTGGTTATACTCCACGCTACATGGAGGAAATGGAGTCAGTGTTTGACCAATCACAGGAGCAGGAGAGGAAGAGGATCAGCTTCCTGAAGAACACACTGTtgtccatacacacacacttggacatCACTAACAATCACAG tgtgaagGCCGTGTACAGTGATCTGTTACACACTCTCATGTCCATCAATGAGCAGGACGATTTACAGTGGTGGAAAAACAACTACGGTCCAGGAATGAACACACACTGGCCCACACTGCAg gagtgggTTCCACCATGTAAGAAACAGAAACATGTCAAAAAACCAAGACCACAGACTGAGGAGAGAAAAGG ggtgaTGATTGGTGGAGTGCGTGTCCGAGCTCTGTACACTTACACAGGGGAAGGTGAAGATGAGCTGTCATTCAAAGCAG gtgaagagtttctgaaggtggaggatgaagatgacCAGGGGTGGTGTCGTGGAATAAAAGAAGGAGTGGAAGGCTACTATCCAGCCAATTATGTTCTGCCAGTGTAG